The Zobellia alginiliquefaciens genome contains a region encoding:
- a CDS encoding SDR family oxidoreductase — protein sequence MASINNKTIWITGASSGIGEALAYKLSEKGCQLILSSRNQAALEVVRGNCKNPETVKILPLDITKYELMPSKAEDAINAFGSLDILINNAGISQRSYILDTDFEVYKKLVDINYLGTVAITKAVLPYFIKQQNGHFATVTSLMGKFGSPIRSGYCGSKHALHGFFDVLRMEHEKDHLKVTLVAPGFVQTNIAKNALVGDGKARGHEDEDNANGLTTSDFAEKMIRALEKEKFEVYMGGKEVLGVYLKRFFPRLLHKMVLKNTAKNS from the coding sequence ATGGCAAGCATAAACAATAAAACAATTTGGATTACCGGAGCTTCTTCTGGAATTGGCGAGGCGTTGGCGTATAAACTGAGTGAAAAAGGGTGTCAACTCATATTAAGCTCCAGGAACCAAGCAGCACTTGAAGTCGTCCGAGGTAACTGCAAAAATCCAGAAACCGTTAAAATACTTCCATTGGATATTACCAAATATGAACTGATGCCCTCAAAAGCTGAAGATGCAATTAATGCCTTTGGCTCCCTAGATATTTTAATCAATAACGCAGGCATAAGCCAACGTTCTTATATTTTAGATACCGACTTTGAGGTTTATAAAAAATTAGTGGATATCAACTATTTAGGGACGGTAGCAATCACAAAAGCGGTTCTACCTTATTTCATTAAGCAGCAAAATGGACATTTTGCCACAGTAACGAGTCTGATGGGAAAATTTGGTTCCCCTATTCGCTCGGGGTATTGCGGCTCAAAACATGCTCTTCATGGCTTTTTTGATGTTCTACGGATGGAACATGAGAAAGACCACCTTAAAGTTACTCTTGTTGCTCCAGGCTTTGTTCAAACCAATATTGCAAAAAATGCATTAGTTGGGGATGGTAAAGCTAGAGGTCATGAAGATGAGGACAACGCCAACGGATTAACCACAAGCGATTTTGCAGAGAAAATGATCAGAGCTTTAGAAAAAGAAAAGTTTGAAGTATATATGGGCGGAAAAGAAGTTTTAGGCGTCTATCTAAAACGATTTTTTCCAAGGTTACTACATAAAATGGTCTTGAAAAATACAGCTAAAAATTCATAA
- a CDS encoding o-succinylbenzoate synthase, which produces MQATYKKYILDFKRPSGTSRGILRQKETWFLILNDNESQGIGECGILRGLSVDDVEGYEEILKWTCENIHLDKDALWEALMEYPSIQFGVEQAFLSLSADNPFQLFPSSFIKEQQPIVINGLIWMGDESFMLEQIAQKLEDGFRCIKMKIGAIDFRTEIKLLESIRKKYNASEIELRVDANGAFTPEDALQKLNTLSQFSLHSIEQPIKQGQYAAMHSLCEETPLPIALDEELIGVFGVTKKKELLQTINPQYIILKPSLVGGYKGSKEWIDIAQKMNISWWVTSALESNIGLNAIAQWTYTLQNSMPQGLGTGGLYTNNFDSPLTVKNGQLFYSNEKSWKSNLIEDLCI; this is translated from the coding sequence ATGCAGGCAACTTATAAAAAATATATTTTAGACTTTAAGCGTCCAAGCGGAACATCCCGAGGTATCTTAAGACAAAAAGAGACATGGTTCCTAATCCTAAACGATAACGAAAGTCAGGGAATTGGAGAATGTGGAATTTTAAGAGGCTTAAGTGTTGATGATGTAGAGGGTTATGAGGAAATACTAAAATGGACTTGCGAAAATATTCATCTAGATAAAGATGCCTTGTGGGAGGCATTAATGGAGTATCCCAGTATTCAGTTTGGGGTAGAACAGGCCTTTTTATCACTTTCTGCAGATAACCCATTTCAACTTTTTCCTTCTAGTTTTATTAAAGAACAGCAGCCTATCGTCATTAATGGACTTATTTGGATGGGTGATGAATCGTTTATGCTGGAGCAAATAGCCCAAAAATTAGAGGACGGCTTCAGGTGTATTAAAATGAAAATCGGGGCTATTGATTTTAGAACAGAAATTAAACTTCTGGAGTCTATCAGAAAAAAATACAATGCTTCGGAAATAGAGTTACGTGTTGATGCCAATGGAGCATTTACGCCGGAAGATGCATTGCAAAAATTAAACACTCTATCCCAATTTTCTCTGCACTCCATAGAACAGCCCATTAAACAAGGGCAGTATGCCGCCATGCATAGTCTTTGTGAGGAAACTCCTTTACCCATCGCTTTAGATGAGGAATTAATAGGGGTTTTTGGTGTAACAAAAAAGAAAGAACTTCTACAAACCATAAACCCTCAATATATAATTTTAAAACCAAGTTTAGTAGGTGGATACAAAGGTTCTAAAGAGTGGATTGATATAGCTCAGAAAATGAATATTAGTTGGTGGGTGACAAGTGCTCTGGAAAGTAATATTGGTTTAAATGCAATAGCTCAATGGACCTATACTTTGCAAAATTCAATGCCGCAGGGTTTAGGAACAGGTGGTTTGTATACAAATAATTTTGATTCTCCCTTAACAGTCAAAAACGGGCAATTATTTTATAGTAATGAAAAGAGTTGGAAAAGTAATTTAATAGAAGATTTATGTATATAG
- a CDS encoding CPBP family intramembrane glutamic endopeptidase — MYIAQAYKGLSDSWRYVVGLLAVFFVWQFIGGIPLIIALLVEADSLSVLGAGDMGAMASVLGSNTLLFFMLLTFVIGLVGLFAYVSIVHRQKITQLTTSRKKIDFKRVFFAFGVWALISTAFIFIDITLAPEDYELNFNLDRFVVLAIIAILMIPLQTSMEEYYMRGYMMQGLGIMAKNRWLPLVVTSLLFGIMHIFNPEVAELGYGILVFYIGTGFFLGILTLMDEGLELALGFHAANNLTAALLVTADWTAFQVDSIYRDISDPVLGWDVLVPVFVIYPILLYVFSKKYKWTDWKERLTGDVPSEETFLALEKENADV, encoded by the coding sequence ATGTATATAGCACAAGCCTATAAAGGTTTAAGTGATTCATGGAGATATGTAGTTGGTCTCTTGGCAGTGTTTTTTGTTTGGCAGTTTATTGGTGGTATTCCTTTGATAATAGCTCTTTTGGTAGAAGCTGACTCCCTTTCGGTATTGGGCGCGGGGGATATGGGGGCAATGGCCAGTGTTTTAGGCTCAAATACGCTACTGTTTTTTATGTTACTCACCTTTGTTATTGGTTTGGTAGGTCTTTTCGCTTATGTGAGTATAGTGCATAGACAGAAAATTACACAGCTCACCACTTCACGCAAGAAAATCGATTTTAAAAGGGTATTCTTTGCATTTGGTGTTTGGGCATTGATTTCTACGGCATTCATTTTTATAGATATAACCTTGGCTCCGGAGGATTATGAATTAAACTTTAACCTAGATCGGTTTGTAGTTTTGGCTATTATCGCAATTTTGATGATTCCTTTGCAGACGAGTATGGAAGAGTATTATATGAGAGGTTATATGATGCAGGGGCTGGGCATCATGGCCAAAAACCGTTGGCTGCCTTTAGTGGTTACTTCCTTATTATTCGGTATCATGCACATTTTTAATCCGGAAGTAGCGGAACTGGGTTATGGCATTTTGGTTTTTTACATTGGCACAGGGTTCTTTCTGGGTATATTGACCTTAATGGATGAAGGTTTAGAATTGGCCTTAGGTTTTCATGCAGCAAATAACCTAACAGCGGCACTTTTGGTGACCGCAGATTGGACCGCGTTTCAGGTGGATTCCATATACAGAGATATTTCTGACCCAGTTTTGGGTTGGGATGTATTGGTGCCGGTATTCGTAATTTATCCGATCCTTCTCTATGTTTTCTCTAAAAAATACAAGTGGACGGATTGGAAGGAAAGACTAACAGGCGATGTTCCGTCCGAAGAAACATTTTTAGCTTTAGAAAAAGAAAATGCAGACGTATAA
- a CDS encoding AMP-binding protein: MQTYKNLHKHFKFNGNVYAKEELKEVAYSLVKEGEEYEKHIGDFLIDWLNEKSTITVHTSGSTGKPKPITLLKEHMVNSALATGAFFELQPMNNALLCLPATYIAGKMMLVRAMVLGLSIDCVTPSSYPLEEIDNLYDFVAMVPLQFENSLDKLNRVKKLIVGGAPISYKLKQQFLKGAQETKVYETYGMTETITHIAVKPLLNQSMDMDVFSTLSNVKIKMDRRGCLLIDAPSVSNGLIHTNDMVNLVSEDQFKWLGRYDNVINSGGVKLFPEHIETKLASVVESRFFVAGVPDDKLGQKLILIIEGNQDTLALQRKIEKVASLEKFEIPKKIYSVNRLEETTSGKIQRKATLDKIAF; encoded by the coding sequence ATGCAGACGTATAAAAATCTTCATAAACATTTTAAGTTTAATGGCAATGTATATGCTAAAGAGGAACTGAAAGAAGTAGCTTACAGTTTAGTTAAGGAAGGAGAGGAGTACGAAAAGCACATTGGTGATTTTCTGATAGATTGGTTAAACGAAAAATCAACTATAACGGTACATACTTCCGGTTCTACAGGAAAACCAAAACCCATTACACTGCTAAAGGAGCATATGGTTAACTCGGCTTTGGCAACAGGGGCTTTTTTTGAACTTCAACCCATGAACAATGCTTTACTATGTCTGCCGGCAACTTATATTGCAGGTAAGATGATGTTGGTCAGAGCAATGGTACTGGGACTTTCAATTGATTGCGTCACCCCATCTTCATATCCGTTAGAGGAAATCGATAATTTATATGATTTTGTGGCAATGGTTCCTTTACAGTTCGAGAATTCTTTGGACAAACTAAACAGGGTTAAGAAATTAATCGTGGGTGGTGCGCCTATTTCTTACAAATTGAAACAGCAGTTTTTGAAGGGGGCTCAAGAAACAAAAGTTTACGAAACTTATGGTATGACCGAAACCATTACCCATATAGCCGTAAAGCCTTTACTGAATCAGTCTATGGATATGGATGTATTCTCGACCTTGTCCAATGTAAAAATAAAAATGGATAGAAGAGGATGTTTACTCATTGATGCGCCTTCAGTTTCCAATGGGTTGATTCATACGAATGATATGGTGAATTTAGTGTCTGAAGACCAATTTAAATGGCTGGGACGCTATGATAATGTCATTAATTCGGGAGGTGTAAAATTATTTCCTGAACATATAGAAACAAAGCTAGCGTCTGTGGTGGAGAGTCGTTTTTTTGTAGCAGGAGTTCCAGATGATAAATTGGGCCAAAAATTAATTTTGATAATAGAGGGTAATCAAGATACACTGGCTCTTCAGCGTAAAATAGAAAAAGTAGCTTCACTTGAGAAATTTGAAATACCCAAGAAGATTTATTCTGTGAACAGGCTTGAGGAAACCACAAGTGGTAAAATACAAAGAAAGGCAACCCTAGATAAGATTGCCTTTTAA
- a CDS encoding acyl-CoA carboxylase subunit beta produces MDLKFNKNEDHNKLLLSDLKRRLAQVKLGGGKARIEKQHAQGKMTARERIDYLLDSNKNSVEIGAFVGDGMYEEHGGCPSGGVVIKIGYVSGKQCIVVANDATVKAGAWFPITGKKNLRAQEIAMENRLPIIYLVDSAGVYLPLQDEIFPDKEHFGRIFRNNAVMSSMGITQIAAVMGSCVAGGAYLPIMSDEALIVDKTGSIFLAGSYLVKAAIGESIDNETLGGATTHCEVSGVTDYKAKDDSDALTTIKNIMDKIGDFDKAGYNRKPTEKPKENPEDIFGILPNTRTDQYDMGEIIKRLVDNSEFEEYKEGYGKTILTGYARIDGWAVGIVANQRKVVKTKKGEMQFGGVIYSDSADKATRFIANCNQKKIPLVFLQDVTGFMVGSKSEHGGIIKDGAKMVNAVSNSVVPKFTIVIGNSYGAGNYAMCGKAYDPRLIVAWPSAELAVMGGNSAAKVLLQIEKASLKKKGETLTEKKEAELFNKIKSRYDNQVSPYYAASRLWTDAIINPLDTRKWISMGIEAANHAPIEKDFNLGVIQV; encoded by the coding sequence ATGGATTTAAAATTTAACAAGAACGAAGACCACAACAAATTGCTTTTAAGCGACCTTAAGAGGCGCTTGGCCCAAGTAAAATTGGGCGGTGGTAAAGCGCGTATTGAAAAACAACACGCTCAAGGGAAAATGACCGCTCGCGAGCGCATTGACTATCTGCTGGACTCCAATAAAAATAGTGTTGAAATAGGTGCTTTTGTGGGAGACGGCATGTATGAAGAACATGGCGGATGCCCATCTGGCGGTGTCGTTATTAAAATTGGTTACGTTTCCGGCAAACAATGTATTGTTGTTGCCAATGATGCAACGGTAAAAGCCGGAGCCTGGTTTCCCATAACGGGAAAGAAAAACCTCCGTGCGCAGGAAATTGCCATGGAAAACCGCTTGCCAATTATTTATCTAGTTGATAGCGCCGGTGTTTACCTTCCGCTACAGGACGAAATTTTTCCTGACAAAGAGCATTTTGGCAGAATATTCCGGAACAATGCCGTAATGAGCAGCATGGGAATTACCCAAATTGCCGCAGTTATGGGCAGTTGCGTGGCCGGTGGCGCGTACTTACCTATAATGAGCGACGAAGCTTTAATAGTAGATAAGACAGGTAGTATTTTCTTAGCAGGAAGTTATCTGGTAAAAGCTGCCATTGGAGAATCCATAGACAATGAAACCTTAGGAGGAGCCACCACGCATTGCGAGGTAAGTGGCGTAACCGACTATAAGGCCAAAGATGATTCTGATGCGTTAACCACCATTAAAAACATCATGGATAAAATTGGCGATTTTGATAAAGCCGGTTATAACAGAAAACCAACGGAAAAACCAAAAGAGAACCCAGAAGATATCTTTGGTATCCTTCCTAATACCCGGACGGACCAGTATGATATGGGCGAAATTATAAAGCGCCTAGTAGACAACTCAGAGTTTGAAGAATACAAAGAAGGCTACGGCAAGACCATTCTAACCGGCTATGCTAGAATAGACGGCTGGGCAGTAGGTATTGTTGCCAACCAACGTAAAGTAGTAAAGACCAAAAAAGGTGAAATGCAGTTTGGTGGGGTTATTTATTCCGATTCCGCGGATAAAGCCACCCGTTTTATCGCTAATTGCAATCAGAAGAAAATTCCTCTTGTATTCCTGCAAGACGTTACAGGTTTTATGGTAGGAAGCAAAAGTGAGCACGGGGGCATTATTAAAGATGGTGCAAAAATGGTGAATGCCGTCAGTAATTCAGTGGTTCCTAAATTTACTATTGTTATTGGAAATAGTTACGGTGCCGGAAACTACGCTATGTGCGGAAAAGCGTATGACCCAAGATTGATTGTAGCTTGGCCCAGTGCTGAGCTTGCCGTAATGGGCGGTAATTCTGCTGCCAAAGTTTTACTACAGATTGAAAAAGCATCCTTGAAAAAGAAAGGTGAAACACTAACCGAAAAGAAGGAAGCAGAACTTTTTAATAAGATCAAAAGCAGGTATGACAACCAAGTTTCTCCTTACTATGCTGCTTCACGTCTTTGGACGGATGCTATTATAAATCCTTTGGATACCCGTAAATGGATATCCATGGGAATAGAAGCAGCAAACCACGCACCTATTGAGAAGGATTTCAATCTAGGCGTTATTCAGGTTTAG
- a CDS encoding Gfo/Idh/MocA family protein has product MVQEVRWGIVGLGSIAHTFAKDLALVSGGVLAAVASRSMDKAKEFANEYGVEHIFDSYESLFESSEVDVVYIATPHTSHKDLSVRAMESGKHVLCEKPMGVNPSEVERMISVAEKNEVFLMEALWSRFNPTIQKTKQLVEEGEIGPIGFIHADFAFYALGRDVESRLLNPNLAGGSLLDIGIYPIFLAYILLGMPKKIQASSRFFKTGVEMQTSIIFEYDEAQAILYSGLNSKSEMKAEISGSEGAIFLHPRWHEAQVYTIEKEGKLTDYSLPTQGKGYTYEIEEVHSCLTSGQLQSNVWSHQNTKDLAQLLYDVRQESGVIFPFEEQKQG; this is encoded by the coding sequence ATGGTACAAGAGGTACGTTGGGGAATAGTAGGATTGGGAAGTATTGCCCACACTTTTGCAAAAGATTTGGCTTTAGTTTCAGGGGGAGTTCTTGCTGCTGTTGCTTCCAGGAGTATGGATAAAGCTAAGGAATTTGCTAATGAATATGGGGTGGAGCATATTTTTGATAGTTATGAATCGCTTTTTGAATCTAGCGAGGTAGATGTGGTTTATATAGCTACACCGCATACATCCCATAAAGATTTAAGTGTAAGAGCCATGGAAAGCGGTAAGCATGTGCTTTGTGAAAAACCCATGGGAGTGAACCCCTCGGAGGTAGAACGAATGATTTCTGTTGCGGAAAAGAACGAAGTATTTTTAATGGAAGCTTTGTGGAGTAGGTTTAATCCAACCATCCAAAAAACCAAGCAACTTGTGGAAGAAGGAGAAATTGGTCCTATTGGATTTATTCATGCCGATTTTGCTTTTTATGCGTTGGGTAGGGATGTTGAAAGTAGGTTGTTGAATCCAAATTTAGCAGGAGGTTCTCTACTGGACATTGGTATATACCCTATCTTTTTAGCTTATATATTACTGGGCATGCCAAAGAAAATACAGGCATCATCTCGTTTTTTTAAGACAGGTGTAGAAATGCAGACTTCAATAATTTTTGAGTATGACGAAGCGCAGGCTATTCTTTACAGTGGATTAAATTCAAAATCTGAAATGAAAGCTGAAATATCAGGAAGTGAAGGTGCCATTTTTCTTCACCCAAGATGGCATGAAGCACAGGTATACACCATAGAAAAAGAAGGTAAGTTGACGGATTATAGTTTGCCCACCCAGGGTAAAGGGTATACATATGAAATTGAAGAAGTACATTCTTGTTTAACTTCCGGACAACTCCAAAGTAACGTTTGGAGCCATCAGAATACTAAGGATTTGGCACAGCTTCTTTATGATGTACGTCAGGAATCGGGGGTTATTTTTCCTTTTGAGGAACAAAAGCAGGGATAG
- a CDS encoding CAL67264 family membrane protein → MGMNKNTVLAWATFIMIFVGLALIALGAFRYDEVAGWGFASVGIGFFAIAWVFNALKGRV, encoded by the coding sequence ATGGGAATGAATAAAAATACCGTTTTGGCATGGGCCACTTTTATTATGATTTTTGTGGGTCTGGCACTAATTGCTTTAGGCGCTTTTAGATACGATGAAGTTGCCGGTTGGGGCTTTGCCTCTGTTGGAATAGGATTTTTCGCTATTGCTTGGGTGTTTAATGCACTTAAAGGAAGAGTTTAG
- the ettA gene encoding energy-dependent translational throttle protein EttA → MSDDKKVIFSMSGVTKTYKNANTPVLKNIYLSFFYGAKIGILGLNGSGKSTLLKIIAGVDKNFQGDVVFSPGYKVGYLEQEPGLDENKTVLEIVKEGVSETVAILDEYNKINDMFGLPEVYEDADKMQKLMDKQAELQDQIDASNAWELDTKLEIAMDALRTPEPDKKISVLSGGERRRVALCRLLLQEPEILLLDEPTNHLDAESVHWLEHHLAQYKGTVIAVTHDRYFLDNVAGWILELDRGEGIPWKGNYSSWLDQKSKRMADESKSASKRQKTLERELEWVRQGAKGRQTKQKARLKNYDKLMSQDQKQLDEKLEIYIPNGPRLGTNVLEAKGVSKAYDDKLLYEDLNFKLPQAGIVGVIGPNGAGKTTIFRMIMGEEKPDKGDFEVGETAKISYVDQSHSNIDPEKTIWQNFSDEQELVMMGGRQVNSRAYLSRFNFSGSEQNKKVNMLSGGERNRLHLAMTLKEEGNVLLLDEPTNDLDVNTLRALEDGLENFAGCAVVISHDRWFLDRICTHILAFEGDSQVYFFEGSFSDYEENKKKRLGGDLIPQRIKYKKLIR, encoded by the coding sequence ATGTCTGATGATAAGAAGGTGATTTTCTCCATGTCCGGAGTCACCAAAACATATAAGAACGCAAATACGCCTGTTCTTAAAAATATTTACTTAAGCTTTTTCTACGGTGCCAAGATTGGTATTCTAGGTCTGAACGGATCAGGTAAATCTACCTTGCTTAAGATTATAGCGGGAGTGGATAAGAACTTTCAAGGTGATGTTGTTTTTTCTCCCGGGTATAAAGTAGGTTACCTAGAACAAGAGCCAGGGCTAGATGAGAACAAGACGGTTCTTGAAATTGTTAAAGAAGGGGTAAGTGAGACCGTAGCGATACTTGATGAGTATAATAAAATCAATGATATGTTCGGGCTTCCTGAAGTATATGAGGATGCTGATAAGATGCAGAAGTTGATGGACAAGCAAGCAGAACTCCAAGATCAAATTGATGCTTCAAACGCTTGGGAACTGGATACGAAATTAGAAATAGCAATGGATGCCCTTCGTACTCCGGAGCCAGATAAGAAAATTAGTGTGTTATCCGGTGGTGAAAGAAGACGTGTAGCGCTTTGTCGCCTATTACTGCAAGAACCGGAAATCCTATTATTGGATGAGCCTACCAACCACCTTGATGCAGAGTCCGTACATTGGTTGGAGCATCATTTGGCACAATATAAGGGTACCGTAATCGCTGTAACTCACGATAGATACTTCTTGGATAATGTAGCTGGATGGATTTTAGAATTGGATAGGGGCGAAGGTATTCCGTGGAAAGGGAACTATTCTAGCTGGTTGGACCAAAAATCCAAGCGTATGGCAGATGAAAGTAAATCGGCATCTAAAAGACAAAAAACATTGGAGCGAGAGCTGGAATGGGTTCGTCAAGGAGCTAAAGGCCGTCAGACCAAACAGAAAGCGCGTTTAAAGAACTATGATAAGTTAATGAGTCAAGACCAAAAACAGCTTGACGAAAAACTGGAAATCTATATTCCAAATGGTCCACGTTTAGGAACAAATGTGCTTGAAGCTAAAGGTGTTAGTAAAGCTTATGATGATAAGTTGCTTTATGAAGACTTGAACTTTAAACTTCCACAAGCAGGTATTGTTGGTGTTATAGGACCCAATGGCGCAGGTAAAACCACCATTTTTAGAATGATCATGGGAGAAGAAAAGCCTGATAAAGGTGATTTTGAAGTAGGGGAAACTGCCAAGATTTCTTATGTAGATCAAAGTCACTCCAACATAGATCCAGAGAAAACAATTTGGCAAAACTTTAGTGATGAGCAAGAGCTTGTTATGATGGGCGGTCGTCAAGTAAATTCACGAGCGTATTTGAGTAGATTTAACTTCTCCGGAAGTGAGCAAAATAAGAAAGTAAATATGCTTTCCGGTGGGGAGCGTAACCGACTTCACTTGGCAATGACACTGAAAGAAGAAGGTAATGTATTACTTTTGGATGAGCCAACTAATGATCTAGATGTTAATACGTTACGTGCATTAGAAGATGGGCTTGAAAATTTTGCAGGCTGTGCGGTTGTTATTTCTCACGACCGTTGGTTCTTGGATCGTATTTGTACGCATATTTTGGCTTTTGAAGGCGATTCTCAAGTCTATTTCTTTGAGGGGTCTTTCTCTGATTATGAAGAGAACAAGAAGAAACGTTTAGGTGGTGATTTAATTCCTCAACGTATTAAATACAAGAAGTTGATTCGATAA
- a CDS encoding MBL fold metallo-hydrolase has product MKNLLFILVSCGVLFLGCKENKKNTKSTTEVENTAEAAPVDKEIESEIKITPIEHATAVMEWNNVTIYIDPVGGAEAFDGQKSPDLILITDIHGDHLNVETIEALGTDKAKIIVPQAVADKLPEVFTPQIDVLNNGDSKERYGITIEAVPMYNLREEALKYHEKGRGNGYILNIGDERIYFSGDTEDIPEMRALENIDKAFICMNLPYTMTPESAAAGVLAFKPKQVYPYHYRGKPDVSDVSKFKELVNAGDPEIEVVQLDWYPNEDY; this is encoded by the coding sequence ATGAAAAATCTTTTATTTATACTAGTGAGCTGTGGCGTTCTTTTCCTAGGATGCAAAGAGAACAAGAAAAACACGAAGAGTACAACAGAAGTAGAAAATACTGCCGAAGCCGCACCTGTGGATAAAGAAATTGAATCCGAAATTAAAATAACACCTATAGAGCATGCTACCGCCGTAATGGAATGGAACAATGTTACTATCTATATTGATCCCGTAGGAGGAGCGGAAGCGTTTGATGGGCAAAAATCTCCCGACTTAATATTAATTACGGATATTCACGGTGACCATTTGAATGTAGAGACTATAGAAGCCCTGGGAACTGACAAGGCTAAAATCATAGTTCCACAAGCTGTTGCTGACAAACTACCGGAAGTATTTACGCCGCAGATTGATGTATTAAACAATGGTGATAGTAAAGAACGTTACGGTATTACCATTGAAGCTGTACCCATGTACAATTTAAGAGAAGAAGCTTTAAAATATCATGAAAAAGGACGTGGTAACGGCTATATATTAAATATAGGTGATGAGCGTATTTATTTTTCCGGTGATACCGAAGATATACCTGAAATGAGAGCCTTAGAAAATATTGACAAAGCTTTCATTTGTATGAATCTTCCGTACACTATGACCCCTGAAAGCGCAGCGGCCGGGGTGTTGGCTTTTAAACCAAAACAAGTGTATCCATACCATTACAGAGGCAAGCCCGATGTTAGTGATGTTTCCAAATTCAAAGAATTGGTAAATGCCGGTGACCCCGAAATTGAAGTAGTTCAATTAGACTGGTACCCAAATGAAGATTACTAA
- a CDS encoding GNAT family N-acetyltransferase has product MSIKIIPFKTAYAPIFKELNHKWIEQYFSVEPMDIYLLENCQEHIIDKGGYIFFAQKDDNIEGCFALLPVNNTTFELGKMAVSSEFQGLKIGQKMLSFAIEFAKDKSLETLILYSSTKLDNALHIYKKFGFKEVPIEKHVEYARSDIKMQLTL; this is encoded by the coding sequence ATGTCAATCAAAATTATTCCTTTCAAAACCGCGTACGCCCCCATTTTTAAAGAGCTAAACCATAAATGGATAGAGCAATACTTTTCGGTTGAACCAATGGATATTTACCTTTTGGAAAATTGTCAAGAACATATCATTGATAAAGGAGGATATATCTTTTTTGCGCAAAAAGATGATAACATCGAAGGGTGTTTCGCTCTTTTGCCTGTAAACAACACCACTTTTGAGCTAGGAAAAATGGCTGTGTCATCGGAATTTCAAGGCCTTAAAATAGGTCAGAAAATGCTATCCTTTGCTATAGAATTTGCTAAGGACAAATCCTTGGAAACACTTATTCTTTACTCCAGCACCAAATTGGACAATGCTTTACATATCTACAAAAAATTTGGTTTTAAAGAGGTTCCCATTGAAAAACACGTAGAGTACGCACGAAGTGACATAAAAATGCAATTAACCCTATAA